The DNA segment AGGACCGACCCGGACGTGGTCGCCACCGCGCACTTCGCCCGCTCGGCCGGCATCGTCGCGCAGACGGCCCGGCTGCTCGGCCGCACCGACGAGGCGGAGAAGTACCGCAGGCTCACCGAGGAGGTGAAAGCCGCGTTCGCCCGTGCCTTCGTCACCCCGGCCGGGCGGGTGCTCTCCGACTCCGCCACCGGATACGCCCTCGCGATCGTGTGGGACCTGCTGCCCTGGGAGGCCCAGCGGCACGAGGCCGGCCGCCGCCTGGCAGACCTGGTCCGCGCCTCCGGGTTCCGGATCAGCACCGGCTTCGTCGGCACCCCGCTGATCTGCGACGCGCTCACCGCCACCGGACACCTCGACATCGCCTACCGGCTGCTGCTGCAGACCCAGTGCCCGTCCTGGCTCTACCCGGTCACCATGGGCGCCACCACGATCTGGGAACGCTGGGACAGCATGCTGCCCGACGGCAGCATCAACCCCGGCGAGATGACCTCGTTCAACCACTACGCGCTCGGCGCGGTCGCCGACTGGCTGCACCGCACCGTCGCCGGGCTGGCCCCGGCCGCCCCAGGATACCGGCGGCTGCTGATCCGCCCGCGTCCCGCCGCCGAGCTCACCCGCGCCGCGGCCCGCCACCTCACCCCGTACGGGGAGGCGTCGGTGGCCTGGGAACGCGCCGGAGGGCAACTGCGCCTGACCGTCCGCGTCCCGGTCGGCGCCACCGCAGAGGTGCACGTGCCCGGCGCCGGCGCCCCGGAGCAGGTCACGCACGGCGAGCACCGCTGGACCGTCGCCGACCCGGTCGCTGAACAGCCGGCACCGGCCCGCGACTGGAACGACCACACGGTCCGCGACCTGCTCGACGACCCCCGGATGTGGGCGGCGGTGGCGGCGGCCTCGGTCGCGTCCGGAACCACCCCGAACGACGTCCAGGCCGCGCGGCGCGTCGCCGCGTTCCTGGACCTGCCCGCCACCGCGGTCGCCGAGGGACTCGCGCCCGAGGACCGGCTGCCGCACGCCCGCGACCTGCGGCGCCGTATCGCCGACCTCTTCGACTGAGAGCCCGCGTCATGACTCTGCACGATCATCTCGACGCCACCCTGCCCGCCGACGTCCGCGCCGACCTGCTGTCCCGCCAGATGACAACCCTGGAGAAGTGCTACCAGCTCACCGCCGTCCTGCCGTGGTGGCTGGTCACCGCCGACGGATCCGACGCCGACGTCCTCGACGACATGATCGCCAAAGCACCCGGCCACGTCTGCAACTTCAGCGTCGACGACCCGGCGCAGATGGCCCATCTGGTCGGGCGCATGCAACACGCCGCCGTCACCCGGACCCGGCTCGGCGTGCCACTGCTGGTGCACGGCGAGGCCCTCAACGGCTACATGTCCGGCGGCCACATGGTGTTCCCCACCGCCATCGGCCTGGCCGCGACCTTCAGCGACGACCTGGTCCGCGAGATGGGCGACGTCATCCGCCGGCAGATGCGCCGGGTCGGGCTGCGTCAGGCGCTGTCACCGAACATGGACATCGCCCTCGACCCGCGGTGGGGCCGCACCCACGAGACCTACGGCGAGGACCCGTACCTGTGCGCGGCGTTCAGCGTCGCCTACACCCGTGGCCTGCAGGGCCACGACCTCACCGACGGCGTCATCGCCACCGGCAAACACTTCGTCGGCTACGGGCTGCCGCAGGGCGGCATCAACCTGTCGGCCACCGAGATCGGGCCGCGGGCGCTGCGGGACCTGTTCGCCTACCCGTTCGAAGCCGCCATCCAGCTGGCCGGGCTCCGGTCGGTGATGAACTCCTACGCCGACATCGACGGCGTCCCCGCCGCCGCGTCGCGGGAGGTGCTCACCGACCTGCTGCGCGGCACGCTCGGCTTCGACGGTTTCGTCACCTCCGACTACAGCACCCTCAATCATTTCGTCGACCGGCAACGCTCGGCCCGAGACGCCGCCGAGGCCGGCCGGCAGGCGCTCGCGGCCGGCCTCGACACCGAGAACCCGATGCCGTACGGCTACGGGCACGTCCTGGCCGCCGAGGTCGACCGCGGCGCCGTCGACCCTCGCCACCTCGAGACAGCGGTCCGCCGGGTGCTGACGGCGAAGTTCGAACTCGGCCTGTTCGAGAACCCGTACCCGACCGAACGCATCGACGTGCAGGCGGTCGCCGCCGAGGGCGCCGACCTGTCCCGGGAACTGGCCCACCGCTCGGTCGTGCTGCTCAAGAACGACGGGCTTCTGCCGCTGACCCCGGGTCTGCCGAAGCTGGCCGTCGTCGGCCCGCACGCCGACGCCGTCGTCGAACAGTTCCCGACCTACACGTACCCGGCTTTCCGGCAGATGACGTTGTTCATGTCCGCCGGTGGCCTCGGCAACGCCGTCGGCGTCGATCCCGGCATGGCGGCGTGGAACGACAGCACCCTGGCGCCGATATCCACCGAAAGCCTTGTCCGTGAACGGCTCGGCGCCCTCCCGCTCGGCGAAGCCTTGGCCGCCGACGCCGCCGAGGTGGCCGTCGAACCCGGCTGCACCCTGACCCGCGACCTTCCTGCCGAAGACTGGGAACGAGCAGTCGCAGCCGCCCGTGACGCCGACGTGGTCGTCCTCGCCCTCGGCGGCGCCAGCCTGTGGTTCAACGGCGAGCGCACCGAAGGAGAAGCGTCCGACAGCGCCGACATCGCGCTGCCCGCCGCTCAGGCCCGCCTCGCCGAAGCCGTCGCGGCCACCGGAACCCCTGTCGTCGTCGTGCTGGTGCAGGGCCGGGCCTACACCCTGCCCGACGCGGTGCAGCAGGCCAACGCGATTGTCATGAGCAGCTACGGCGGACCGTTCGGCCCGCAGGGCGTCGCCGACGTCCTGTTCGGCCGCACCAACCCGAGCGGCCGGCTGCCCTACAGCCTGCCGCGCCACGGCGGGCAGCTGCCCGTCTACCACCACCAGAAGGCCGGCTCCGGCTATCGCAACTCACTGCCGCCGAGCGTCGACAACCACTACCTCGACATGCCCGCGACCCCGCTGCACCCGTTCGGCTACGGATTGAGCTACACCACCTTCGACCTCACCGGCCTGGCGATCGACGAACAGATCGACATGGACGGCGCCGCGGCGGTGTCGGCGACGGTCACCAACACCGGTGACCGGGCCGGCGCCACCGTCGTGCAGCTCTACCTGCGCGTCAACACCACCGGCGGGACGCGCCCGGCGCAGCAGCTCGGCGGGTTCGCCCGCGTCGAGCTGGCCGCCGGACAGTCCCGCAGGCTCACCTTCACGGTCGCCGCGACGCAGCTCGGCTACACCAACCTGGCCCGTGACTTCGCCGTCGAACCGGCCGGCGTCGACGTGTTCGTCGGCTTCGACGCCGCCGACCGCCGGCTGACCGGCTCGTTCGAGGTCGTCGGCACCACGCGGGTGCTCAAGAGCAGCGACCGCTCATTCCTGTCCGAGGTGGAGATCATCGATGCCTGACGGTGCCATCAACCCGATCGTGGCGGGGTTCTACCCGGACCCCACCATCTGCCGGGCCGGCGACGACTACTACCTCGCCCAGTCCAGCTTCGAGTACTTCCCGGGCGTGCCGATCTGGCACAGCCGTGACCTGCTGACGTGGACGCAGATCGGCCACATCCTGACCCGCCGCAGCCAGTTCGCCGCCGGTGACGGCCGTGACTCGGCGGGCATCTACGCGGGCACGCTGCGCCACCACGACGGCCGGTTCTTCTACGTGACCACCAACGTCAGCGACTACGACGGCGGTCAGCTCATCGTCACCGCCGACGACCCGGCCGGTCCGTGGAGCGAGCCGGTGCGGGTGCCCGAGGCGATCGGCATCGACCCCGACCTGGCCTGGGACGCCGACGGCGTCTGCTACCTGACCTGGAAGGCGATGTCGTTCACCGACGGCGAGGTGGGCATCCTGCAGGCCCGCCTCGACCCGGCCTCCGGCCGGTTCCTCGGTCCGGCCTATCCGGTCTGGCAGGGCAGCGGCTTGGGCGCGGTCGAGGCACCCCATCTGTACGCGGTGAACGGCCGCTGGTACCTGACGCTGGCCGAGGGCGGCACCGAACGCGGCCACGCCGTCACCGTGGCCCGGGGCCCGCACCCGTGGGGCCCGTTCGAAGGCTGCCCGGCCAACCCGATCCTCAGCCACCGCAGCACCATCCACCCGACGCAGAACACCGGGCACGCCGACCTGGTCCGCACCAGCGGCGGCGGCTGGGCGGCCGTCTACCTCGGCGCCCGTCCCCGCGGCTCCACACCCGGCTTCCACGTCCTCGGCCGCGAGACGTTCCTGGCCGGCATCGACTGGGCCGAGGACTGGCCGGTGTTCGACGTCGGCCGTTTCACCATCGCGCCCGCTGACACCGCCTTCACCGACGACTTCACCGGCACCTCCCTGCACCCGCGCTGGGTGGTGCCCGGCACGGAGGCGGAGACGTTCGCGACACTGCCCGGCAGCGGCGGCGCCGACCTGACCCCCGGTGGCCGCCTGTGCGCCCGGATCCGCGATCTGCGCTGGACCGCCGAAGCCGTCATCGACGGACCCGGCCGATTCGAGGTGCGCCTCGACGACCGGCACACCTACCACCTGACCCGATACGACGACCGGGTCGAAGCGGCCGCCCGGATCGGCGGCGCCGACATCGTGCTCGGCGCCGCGCCCGTCGCCGCCGGGCCGGTCGTGCTCCGCCTCGCCGCCGTCACCCCCGGATCCCCGGCCGTCCCGCTCGGCGACGCCGGACCCGACGACATCGTCCTGTCGGCCGGCGACCGGGACCTGGCCCGGTTCGACGGCCGCTACCTGTCCACCGAGGTCGCCTCCGGCTTCACCGGCCGGATGCTCGCCCTGTCCGCCACCACCGGCCCCGTCCACGTGCGCTCCGTGACCTACCGACCCGGCAAGGAGTAACGCATGCTCCGTCCCCGTTCCCTCGGCAACGCCGCCACCGGCCTCGTCCTGGCCGCCGGCACCGTCCTCGTCCCCGCCACCGCCGCCACGGCCACCACCGCGGCCGTCTGCGCCACCACCGCGACAGGAGCCCTGCAGATCACCGCCGACTGCGTCGACCCGGCGTACGCCAAACCCGTCGTCGACACCGAACAGGACTCGACCAGCCCGGTCCCGCACCATCGGATCACCGGCCACTTCGACGGCACGGACGTCAAGTTCACCGTCTACCTGCCGCCGGCCCGGCAGTGGCAGGGCCGGTTCTTCCAGTACACCTACCCGCTGACCGACCAGAACGCCCTCGACCGGGTTGTCGCGTTCGGCGCCGCCAGCGGCGCCTACACCGTCCAGGCCAGCGGCACCCAGGGATACCGGCACGCCGCCGCCACCGCCAAGTTCGCCGAGACCCTCGCCGCCGCCTACTACAAGTCCGGCAACCGCCGCATCTACGGTTACCTCTACGG comes from the Actinoplanes sp. OR16 genome and includes:
- a CDS encoding glycoside hydrolase family 43 protein, giving the protein MPDGAINPIVAGFYPDPTICRAGDDYYLAQSSFEYFPGVPIWHSRDLLTWTQIGHILTRRSQFAAGDGRDSAGIYAGTLRHHDGRFFYVTTNVSDYDGGQLIVTADDPAGPWSEPVRVPEAIGIDPDLAWDADGVCYLTWKAMSFTDGEVGILQARLDPASGRFLGPAYPVWQGSGLGAVEAPHLYAVNGRWYLTLAEGGTERGHAVTVARGPHPWGPFEGCPANPILSHRSTIHPTQNTGHADLVRTSGGGWAAVYLGARPRGSTPGFHVLGRETFLAGIDWAEDWPVFDVGRFTIAPADTAFTDDFTGTSLHPRWVVPGTEAETFATLPGSGGADLTPGGRLCARIRDLRWTAEAVIDGPGRFEVRLDDRHTYHLTRYDDRVEAAARIGGADIVLGAAPVAAGPVVLRLAAVTPGSPAVPLGDAGPDDIVLSAGDRDLARFDGRYLSTEVASGFTGRMLALSATTGPVHVRSVTYRPGKE
- a CDS encoding glycoside hydrolase family 3 N-terminal domain-containing protein, whose translation is MTLHDHLDATLPADVRADLLSRQMTTLEKCYQLTAVLPWWLVTADGSDADVLDDMIAKAPGHVCNFSVDDPAQMAHLVGRMQHAAVTRTRLGVPLLVHGEALNGYMSGGHMVFPTAIGLAATFSDDLVREMGDVIRRQMRRVGLRQALSPNMDIALDPRWGRTHETYGEDPYLCAAFSVAYTRGLQGHDLTDGVIATGKHFVGYGLPQGGINLSATEIGPRALRDLFAYPFEAAIQLAGLRSVMNSYADIDGVPAAASREVLTDLLRGTLGFDGFVTSDYSTLNHFVDRQRSARDAAEAGRQALAAGLDTENPMPYGYGHVLAAEVDRGAVDPRHLETAVRRVLTAKFELGLFENPYPTERIDVQAVAAEGADLSRELAHRSVVLLKNDGLLPLTPGLPKLAVVGPHADAVVEQFPTYTYPAFRQMTLFMSAGGLGNAVGVDPGMAAWNDSTLAPISTESLVRERLGALPLGEALAADAAEVAVEPGCTLTRDLPAEDWERAVAAARDADVVVLALGGASLWFNGERTEGEASDSADIALPAAQARLAEAVAATGTPVVVVLVQGRAYTLPDAVQQANAIVMSSYGGPFGPQGVADVLFGRTNPSGRLPYSLPRHGGQLPVYHHQKAGSGYRNSLPPSVDNHYLDMPATPLHPFGYGLSYTTFDLTGLAIDEQIDMDGAAAVSATVTNTGDRAGATVVQLYLRVNTTGGTRPAQQLGGFARVELAAGQSRRLTFTVAATQLGYTNLARDFAVEPAGVDVFVGFDAADRRLTGSFEVVGTTRVLKSSDRSFLSEVEIIDA